One genomic window of Candidatus Cloacimonadota bacterium includes the following:
- a CDS encoding amidohydrolase, whose product MIDKDLKKFRKELHRNPELSDNEDKTASKIIETLSNYNPDKIMTNIGGKGCAAVFNFTKPGKTIVFRAELDALPITESNEFEYKSKTSGVSHSCGHDGHMTILIGLAKLLDQNRKALCGKVILLFQPAEEIAAGAKRIIQDNKFLNLKPDYIFALHNLPGFELNKIILKKGIFASTSIGLKIHLKGETSHAGHPENGRNPVMAFTSIVNDLIAIPQIYTSFQQAALVTIIHAILGEEAFGTSPGKATIMATFRAHSDEVLIKMKKQAEILVKKSAEASNLDFSMEWVEYFPALINDDNCVESIENTAKKLGFKLQWQTSPFSWTEDFSYYTQKIPGAFFGLGSGKDHPQLHNSNYDFPNEILSTGIKVFYNLIKEINRN is encoded by the coding sequence ATGATTGATAAAGATTTGAAAAAATTTAGAAAGGAATTACATAGAAATCCAGAGCTTTCTGATAATGAAGATAAAACAGCTTCGAAGATCATTGAAACATTATCTAATTATAATCCAGACAAAATAATGACTAATATTGGTGGCAAAGGTTGTGCGGCAGTATTCAATTTTACAAAACCAGGAAAAACCATTGTTTTCAGAGCGGAATTGGATGCACTGCCAATAACTGAATCCAATGAGTTTGAATATAAAAGTAAAACATCAGGTGTCAGTCATTCTTGTGGTCATGATGGTCATATGACAATTCTGATTGGACTAGCCAAGTTATTGGATCAAAATCGAAAAGCACTGTGTGGCAAAGTAATCCTGCTTTTCCAACCAGCTGAAGAAATTGCTGCAGGTGCAAAACGAATTATTCAAGATAATAAATTTTTGAATTTAAAACCTGATTATATCTTTGCTTTACATAATCTTCCAGGATTTGAATTGAATAAAATTATCTTGAAAAAAGGAATTTTTGCTTCAACTTCTATCGGACTCAAAATTCATCTTAAAGGCGAAACATCACATGCCGGTCATCCCGAAAATGGCCGAAATCCAGTGATGGCATTCACATCTATCGTCAACGATCTTATTGCAATTCCACAGATTTACACTTCATTTCAGCAGGCAGCATTAGTTACCATTATCCATGCGATCTTAGGAGAGGAAGCTTTTGGCACTTCTCCTGGTAAAGCTACGATCATGGCTACTTTTCGAGCTCATTCTGATGAAGTCCTCATTAAAATGAAAAAGCAGGCAGAAATTTTGGTTAAGAAATCTGCAGAAGCATCAAATCTTGATTTTTCCATGGAATGGGTGGAATATTTTCCTGCACTTATCAATGATGATAATTGTGTAGAAAGTATTGAAAATACAGCAAAAAAACTTGGATTTAAGCTGCAATGGCAAACTTCACCATTTTCCTGGACGGAAGACTTTTCTTATTATACTCAAAAAATTCCAGGAGCATTTTTTGGCCTTGGTTCAGGAAAAGATCATCCGCAACTACACAATTCAAATTATGACTTTCCAAACGAAATCCTATCTACAGGAATAAAAGTTTTTTACAATTTAATTAAAGAAATTAACAGGAACTAA
- the secG gene encoding preprotein translocase subunit SecG: MFTFLMIIHVIISAGLILVILAQSSKGGALDGMVGGTATNLLGGQGASKFLKNTTQILAVLFMVNCILLALQLKTPSQATSTSTKAVDKMREQVADQPQNEELPLLPETDQPVETDTETTE; encoded by the coding sequence ATGTTTACTTTTTTAATGATAATCCACGTGATTATTTCTGCAGGTTTGATTTTAGTGATTTTAGCTCAATCCAGTAAAGGCGGTGCTTTAGATGGAATGGTTGGTGGAACTGCAACCAATTTACTTGGTGGCCAGGGCGCATCAAAATTCCTGAAAAATACTACTCAGATTCTGGCAGTTCTTTTTATGGTTAATTGCATTCTTTTAGCACTTCAGCTAAAAACTCCTTCTCAAGCTACTTCTACATCGACTAAAGCTGTAGATAAAATGCGCGAGCAGGTTGCAGATCAACCACAAAATGAAGAACTCCCACTTTTACCGGAAACAGATCAGCCAGTAGAAACAGACACAGAAACAACAGAATAA
- a CDS encoding nuclear transport factor 2 family protein — translation MKNTFLYIVFLITIFLFLSSCDLSSPSDVDKTQIKNIFDEIKTGFNFNDLNKIMSQYHPDFIHNSNDWDDEEIIWQIRLNDFDSFDFSALEFDFSGDFATVSFTMQLGDETSSEPSVEYGDLSYFYKSFDGWMICGNEFSEF, via the coding sequence ATGAAAAATACATTTTTATATATAGTTTTTTTGATTACAATTTTTCTGTTTCTTTCATCCTGCGATCTTTCATCACCGAGCGATGTTGATAAAACTCAGATAAAAAATATTTTCGATGAAATTAAAACAGGGTTTAACTTCAATGATCTGAATAAAATTATGTCTCAATATCATCCTGATTTTATACATAATTCCAACGATTGGGATGACGAAGAAATCATCTGGCAGATCAGGTTGAACGATTTTGACAGCTTCGATTTTTCAGCTTTGGAATTTGATTTCAGTGGTGATTTTGCAACCGTTAGTTTTACAATGCAACTGGGCGATGAAACTTCTTCAGAACCTTCTGTAGAATATGGCGATCTCTCCTATTTCTATAAAAGTTTTGATGGTTGGATGATCTGCGGAAATGAATTCTCTGAGTTTTGA
- the trpS gene encoding tryptophan--tRNA ligase has product MAKKIALTGIKPTGLPHIGNFFGMYKPALELAEDYDTRYFIADYHALNSMKDPKLVKELSYEVAATWLAMGLNPKESILYKQSAVQGTFELTTFLMAFTSKGLMNRAHSYKAKVQENTELGKDPDDGVNMGLFTYPVLMAADILQFDSDVVPVGKDQAQHLEMAVDIAQSINHNYGKELLKIPKALIKKETGYVIGLDGRKMSKSYNNTIPLFLPPKKLRKLIMKIVTNSQTIDEPKDPDNCSIFALYKLFSTKEQQEDLRKKYLAGGMGWGHAKQYLFEIMNETLTPIRDKYNQLISDKAYIDEVLIDGAERANEIVSQKMDFIRKEIGLS; this is encoded by the coding sequence ATGGCAAAAAAAATTGCATTAACCGGCATAAAACCAACAGGTTTACCACATATCGGTAATTTTTTCGGAATGTATAAACCGGCTTTGGAACTGGCAGAAGATTACGACACTCGATATTTCATAGCAGATTATCATGCACTCAACTCGATGAAGGATCCAAAACTGGTGAAGGAACTTTCCTATGAAGTTGCTGCCACCTGGCTGGCTATGGGTTTGAATCCCAAGGAATCGATCTTATATAAACAGTCGGCTGTGCAGGGAACTTTTGAACTGACAACTTTTCTGATGGCTTTTACATCAAAAGGTTTGATGAACCGAGCGCATTCCTACAAGGCTAAGGTGCAGGAAAACACAGAACTCGGTAAAGATCCTGATGATGGTGTAAATATGGGACTTTTCACTTATCCAGTTTTAATGGCAGCAGATATTCTGCAATTCGACAGTGATGTTGTTCCTGTGGGAAAAGATCAGGCTCAGCACCTGGAAATGGCTGTAGATATTGCTCAATCGATCAATCATAATTATGGAAAAGAGTTATTGAAAATACCCAAAGCATTGATCAAAAAAGAAACTGGCTATGTAATAGGCTTGGATGGCAGGAAAATGAGTAAAAGCTACAATAATACAATTCCACTTTTCCTTCCTCCCAAAAAACTAAGAAAACTTATCATGAAGATCGTTACGAATTCACAAACGATCGACGAACCAAAAGATCCTGATAACTGCAGCATTTTTGCTCTTTATAAGCTCTTCTCAACCAAAGAACAACAAGAAGATTTAAGAAAGAAATATCTGGCTGGTGGAATGGGCTGGGGTCATGCAAAACAATATTTATTTGAGATTATGAATGAAACACTTACTCCGATTCGAGATAAATACAATCAATTGATCAGCGATAAAGCTTACATAGATGAAGTTTTGATAGATGGAGCTGAAAGGGCAAATGAGATAGTTTCCCAGAAAATGGATTTTATTCGTAAAGAAATTGGTTTAAGTTAA
- the rlmD gene encoding 23S rRNA (uracil(1939)-C(5))-methyltransferase RlmD, translating to MNELKNLKIEKLVYKGYGLGFNDSQPVFVTCGLPEDILNVKTEFKKGKNLFASVKEIIKPSPFRRNADCEVFGTCGGCDWLNLEYSKQLHFKQQIIDEIFYNVPIKKKLPIIGSKKINYYRNKSFFPVASQTGKPVIGMFAKRSHEVIPHENCKLHPKLFDDVSKVFMEYVTASKIKIYDEKTGKGSLRHLGMRYSQKTDELIVVVVSKNRKVPFTNQLVRVLKENFSNLVGVVLNINPNRTNVILDDGEKILFGRDYIFEEVNGKKFKLNYKSFFQVNSEIAAEMYEFVKQQLVNSQNIVDAYCGVGSIGIYVKSVGQKLWGIENNENAILDAEENAKLNNIMDANFICGNVEEELEKIDHKIDTVIFDPPRKGLERSIIEKLDDSIIKIVYISCDPNTQKRDVKMILQKGFKVNLMQSFDMFPHTFHIENVMVLER from the coding sequence ATGAATGAGCTCAAAAATCTGAAAATTGAAAAACTGGTTTATAAAGGTTATGGGTTGGGATTCAATGATTCTCAACCTGTTTTTGTTACCTGCGGCCTTCCTGAAGATATTCTGAATGTGAAGACTGAATTCAAAAAAGGAAAAAATTTATTTGCTTCAGTTAAAGAAATCATAAAACCTTCTCCATTTCGCAGGAATGCAGATTGTGAAGTGTTTGGAACCTGTGGTGGTTGTGACTGGCTGAATTTAGAATATTCAAAACAGTTACATTTTAAACAGCAGATAATCGATGAAATATTTTATAATGTTCCAATTAAAAAAAAATTACCGATCATTGGCAGTAAGAAGATAAATTATTATCGGAATAAAAGTTTCTTTCCTGTTGCCAGCCAAACTGGAAAACCAGTTATTGGCATGTTTGCCAAAAGATCTCATGAAGTAATTCCACATGAAAATTGTAAATTGCATCCTAAACTTTTTGATGATGTGAGCAAGGTCTTCATGGAATATGTAACTGCTTCCAAAATAAAGATATATGATGAAAAAACCGGAAAGGGAAGTTTGCGTCATCTGGGAATGCGGTATTCACAGAAAACTGATGAATTGATCGTTGTTGTTGTTTCCAAAAACAGGAAAGTTCCCTTCACAAATCAGCTGGTTCGAGTTCTAAAAGAAAATTTCTCAAATTTAGTAGGAGTGGTTCTTAATATTAATCCGAACAGAACAAATGTAATTTTGGATGATGGTGAAAAAATACTTTTTGGTCGAGATTATATTTTTGAAGAAGTTAATGGTAAGAAATTCAAATTGAATTATAAATCATTTTTTCAGGTGAATTCAGAAATTGCAGCAGAGATGTATGAATTTGTAAAACAACAGCTTGTCAATTCACAAAATATAGTGGATGCTTATTGCGGAGTCGGTTCTATTGGGATATATGTAAAAAGTGTGGGGCAGAAGCTCTGGGGAATCGAGAATAACGAAAATGCAATTCTGGATGCAGAAGAAAATGCGAAGTTAAATAATATTATGGATGCAAACTTTATCTGTGGTAATGTGGAAGAAGAACTGGAAAAAATAGATCATAAAATCGATACAGTTATTTTTGATCCTCCCAGAAAAGGTTTGGAAAGATCGATAATAGAGAAACTGGATGATTCAATTATCAAGATTGTTTATATTAGTTGCGATCCCAATACTCAGAAACGAGATGTAAAAATGATTTTACAAAAAGGTTTCAAGGTTAATTTGATGCAGTCTTTTGATATGTTTCCGCACACGTTTCACATAGAAAACGTGATGGTTTTGGAAAGGTGA
- the alr gene encoding alanine racemase, with protein MFNSSLIELDYNALKKNLKYLKSRLSKSVKFCSVIKGNAYGHGITYFVPMAEFCGIDYFGVYDAHEAKKVLSVKKDETDLMIMGMIDNNELEWAIENNISFYVFEMDRLEHAVKAAKEVGKSARIHLELETGMNRTGFEEKEDLSQALKLIKENNEFLILEGICTHFAGAESIQNYHRIQKQHKTFNRLINKLKRQSMISRYVHAASSAATLLYPETHKTMVRVGIAQYGFWPTLETKIKNLLDDKNHFAKDPLRQILSWKSKIMSTKIVEPGNFISYGTSYLTRRKTRFATIPVGYYHGYSRSLSNSSHVLIHGKKAPVIGMINMNMMLADVTHIGTARKGDEVVLIGKQGKNKISVASFAELTNYVNYELLSRLPMEIPRVIVK; from the coding sequence ATGTTTAATTCATCCCTCATCGAACTTGATTACAATGCATTAAAGAAGAATCTGAAATATTTAAAAAGCCGTTTATCTAAATCCGTAAAATTTTGTTCTGTGATCAAAGGTAACGCTTATGGTCATGGTATCACCTATTTCGTTCCAATGGCAGAATTCTGCGGGATAGATTATTTTGGAGTTTATGATGCTCATGAAGCAAAAAAGGTTCTTTCTGTAAAAAAAGATGAAACAGACCTGATGATCATGGGAATGATCGACAATAACGAATTGGAATGGGCTATAGAAAATAATATTTCATTCTATGTTTTCGAAATGGATCGTTTGGAACATGCTGTAAAAGCAGCAAAAGAAGTAGGAAAATCTGCTCGAATACATTTGGAATTGGAAACTGGAATGAATCGAACTGGTTTCGAAGAAAAAGAAGATCTTTCGCAAGCATTGAAATTAATTAAAGAGAATAATGAATTTTTGATATTAGAAGGTATCTGTACGCATTTTGCCGGAGCAGAATCGATTCAGAATTATCATAGAATTCAAAAACAACACAAAACTTTCAATAGATTGATAAATAAATTGAAAAGACAAAGCATGATATCCAGATATGTTCATGCAGCCAGTTCTGCTGCCACTCTGCTTTACCCGGAAACTCATAAGACAATGGTAAGAGTTGGAATTGCACAATATGGCTTTTGGCCCACATTAGAAACAAAAATAAAGAATCTCCTGGATGATAAAAATCACTTTGCCAAAGATCCGCTGCGACAGATTTTAAGCTGGAAAAGCAAAATTATGAGCACAAAAATTGTTGAACCAGGTAATTTTATCAGCTATGGAACGTCTTACTTAACAAGACGTAAAACGCGATTTGCTACAATACCTGTAGGTTATTATCATGGTTACAGTCGCAGCCTCAGTAATAGCAGTCATGTATTGATTCATGGTAAAAAAGCACCTGTTATCGGTATGATCAACATGAATATGATGCTGGCAGATGTAACTCATATCGGTACTGCCAGAAAAGGCGATGAGGTTGTTCTGATAGGCAAGCAGGGAAAAAATAAAATTTCTGTCGCTTCTTTTGCTGAACTTACAAATTATGTTAACTACGAATTACTATCCCGTTTGCCAATGGAGATTCCAAGAGTTATTGTGAAATAA